A single region of the Halobacterium wangiae genome encodes:
- a CDS encoding erythromycin esterase family protein, which produces MTRTDAPHDLVDSLRRHCTELETTDPDADSPALRAFDDALGGVDVVGLGEATHRTREFFAFKHRFVRYLVTVHGFRTFALEASFSETVALHDYVVHGRGDLQSILEDIGFQIYETEEMVAFLEWMRSFNEDRPLSGRVAVYGFDVQSAAGAAAALRAFFRESDGERPPEGLLRTLDEVADGVFEGEAVDRDRLRAAEHAAEDVADWFEHEREGDADTALARQHLRTFRRACEFARTGEEADRAAQWGLRDRYMAETVDWIRERAPDDRVAVWAHNNHVKTGRLSGDGHPSATMGEHLSRRYGSGYYALGAQFGRGAVRAYAPTDGDGVEFDGTTLATTELAVPAPEEGSVPELFARLEAPVALLDYRSLSEDSLLRSWLAEQRRHRYVAGVVDPAEDSAICRCHAAADEFDGVFFVRSVGPSTPL; this is translated from the coding sequence ATGACACGAACCGACGCTCCCCACGACCTGGTGGACAGCCTGCGAAGACACTGCACGGAACTGGAGACGACGGACCCGGACGCCGACTCGCCGGCGTTGCGAGCCTTCGACGACGCGCTCGGCGGCGTCGACGTCGTCGGCCTCGGCGAGGCCACCCACCGGACCCGCGAGTTCTTCGCGTTCAAACACCGCTTCGTCCGGTATCTCGTGACCGTCCACGGGTTCCGGACGTTCGCCCTGGAGGCCTCGTTCTCCGAGACAGTGGCACTCCACGACTACGTCGTCCACGGGCGAGGCGACCTCCAGTCCATCCTCGAGGACATCGGCTTCCAGATATACGAGACCGAGGAGATGGTCGCGTTCCTGGAGTGGATGCGGTCGTTCAACGAGGACCGACCACTGTCGGGCCGCGTCGCAGTCTACGGCTTCGACGTCCAGTCTGCGGCGGGCGCGGCGGCCGCCCTCCGAGCGTTCTTCCGCGAGTCCGACGGCGAGCGTCCGCCCGAGGGCCTGCTCCGGACGCTCGACGAGGTGGCGGACGGCGTCTTCGAGGGTGAGGCCGTGGACCGAGACCGACTCCGGGCGGCCGAACACGCCGCAGAGGACGTCGCCGACTGGTTCGAGCACGAACGCGAGGGTGACGCCGACACCGCGCTCGCGAGACAGCACCTCCGGACGTTCCGCCGCGCCTGCGAGTTCGCACGGACGGGCGAAGAAGCCGACCGGGCCGCCCAGTGGGGCCTCCGGGACCGCTACATGGCCGAAACCGTCGACTGGATCCGGGAGCGCGCTCCCGACGACCGGGTCGCGGTGTGGGCACACAACAACCACGTGAAGACGGGGCGACTCAGCGGCGACGGCCACCCGTCGGCGACGATGGGCGAGCACCTCTCCCGGCGCTACGGGAGCGGCTACTACGCGCTGGGCGCGCAGTTCGGACGCGGGGCGGTCCGGGCGTACGCACCGACGGACGGCGACGGCGTCGAGTTCGACGGCACGACGCTGGCGACGACCGAGCTAGCGGTGCCAGCCCCGGAGGAGGGCTCCGTTCCGGAGCTGTTCGCCCGTCTCGAAGCACCGGTGGCACTACTCGACTACCGGTCGCTGTCCGAGGACTCGCTACTCCGCTCGTGGCTCGCCGAGCAGCGCCGCCACCGGTACGTCGCGGGCGTCGTGGACCCGGCCGAAGACTCCGCAATCTGCCGGTGCCACGCGGCCGCCGACGAGTTCGACGGCGTGTTCTTCGTCCGGTCGGTCGGTCCGTCGACGCCGCTCTGA
- a CDS encoding DEAD/DEAH box helicase, giving the protein MSEQVQRVDTLFLHETGDDYVAVARRGGERLFRARLELTERDAGPRPGKFRIKTGGGEEPRSPDQFVEIARRADRIRISQQTSRRGREELREMLDAYQLEAKAVRTCRYCAGKGRYSPITSETAIKADDEYICQDCAVRELERELAFNGNMTGAAQARLEELLFEEQDLGKITGLLGGNLDPDLTKYDEVSATTDEIDPVPVSDLDLHPDVQELLEDRFDDLLPVQSLSVENGLVEGDDQLVVSATATGKTLVGEMAGLNRLLEGKGKMLFLVPLVALANQKHEDFEDEYGHLANVTIRVGSSRIRDDGHAFDPSADIIVGTYEGIDHALRTGKDLGDIGTVVIDEVHTLKEDERGHRLDGLVSRLKYYCEERAKHSTDYGGAQWVYLSATVGNPGQLAAGLDAKLVEFEERPVPIERHVTFADGQEKPDIENKLVRREFDRESSKGYKGQTIIFTNSRRRCNEISRKLDYPSAPYHAGLDYGERKSVERKFGDQDLAAVVTTAALAAGVDFPASQVVFDTLAMGIEWLSVQEFEQMLGRAGRPDYHDRGKVYMLVEPDASYHGSMEGTEEEIAFKLLKGEMEDVVTHYDEAAAIEETLANVTVGGTAAKRLNDRMIGDVPTKHALGKLVEYEFIDGVTPTPLGRAVTTHFLEPGAAFMILDGVRKGKDPYDVVADLELRGEE; this is encoded by the coding sequence GTGTCTGAACAGGTCCAGCGCGTGGATACGCTCTTCCTCCACGAGACCGGCGACGACTACGTCGCCGTGGCTCGCCGGGGCGGGGAGCGACTGTTCCGCGCGAGACTGGAACTGACCGAGCGGGACGCCGGCCCGCGGCCGGGGAAGTTCCGCATCAAGACGGGGGGCGGCGAGGAGCCGCGCAGCCCCGACCAGTTCGTCGAGATCGCGCGGCGCGCCGACCGGATCCGCATCAGCCAGCAGACCTCCAGGCGCGGACGCGAGGAACTCCGCGAGATGCTGGACGCCTACCAGCTGGAGGCGAAGGCGGTGCGGACGTGCCGGTACTGCGCGGGGAAGGGGCGGTACTCCCCGATCACGTCGGAGACGGCGATCAAAGCGGACGACGAGTACATCTGCCAGGACTGCGCGGTGCGGGAACTGGAGCGCGAGCTCGCGTTCAACGGGAACATGACGGGGGCGGCCCAAGCGCGCCTCGAGGAGCTGCTGTTCGAGGAGCAGGACCTCGGGAAGATCACGGGGCTGCTCGGCGGGAACCTCGACCCCGACCTCACCAAGTACGACGAGGTGTCCGCGACGACCGACGAGATCGACCCCGTACCGGTATCGGACCTCGACCTCCACCCCGACGTGCAGGAACTCCTGGAAGACAGATTCGACGACCTGCTGCCCGTACAGAGCCTCTCCGTGGAGAACGGGCTCGTGGAGGGCGACGACCAGCTCGTGGTGTCGGCGACGGCGACCGGGAAGACCCTCGTCGGGGAGATGGCGGGCCTCAACCGACTGCTCGAGGGGAAGGGGAAGATGCTGTTCCTCGTCCCCCTCGTCGCGCTCGCGAACCAGAAACACGAGGACTTCGAGGACGAATACGGCCACCTCGCGAACGTCACCATCCGCGTCGGTTCGTCCCGGATTCGGGACGACGGCCACGCGTTCGACCCCTCCGCGGACATCATCGTCGGGACGTACGAGGGCATCGACCACGCGCTGCGCACGGGGAAGGACCTCGGCGACATCGGCACCGTCGTCATCGACGAGGTGCACACGCTGAAGGAGGACGAGCGCGGCCACCGCCTCGACGGCCTCGTCTCGCGGCTGAAGTACTACTGCGAGGAGCGCGCGAAGCACTCGACGGACTACGGGGGCGCGCAGTGGGTGTACCTCTCGGCGACCGTCGGCAACCCGGGGCAGCTCGCGGCAGGCCTGGACGCGAAGCTCGTGGAGTTCGAGGAGCGCCCGGTCCCCATCGAGCGCCACGTCACGTTCGCGGACGGCCAGGAGAAACCCGACATCGAGAACAAACTCGTGCGCCGGGAGTTCGACCGGGAGTCCTCGAAGGGGTACAAGGGCCAGACCATCATCTTCACGAACTCCCGGCGGCGCTGCAACGAGATCTCGCGGAAGCTCGACTACCCCTCGGCGCCGTACCACGCGGGCCTCGACTACGGCGAGCGCAAGTCCGTCGAGCGCAAGTTCGGCGACCAGGACCTCGCCGCGGTGGTGACGACGGCGGCGCTCGCGGCAGGCGTCGACTTCCCCGCCTCGCAGGTCGTCTTCGACACGCTCGCGATGGGCATCGAGTGGCTCTCCGTCCAGGAGTTCGAGCAGATGCTCGGCCGCGCCGGCCGCCCGGACTACCACGACCGTGGGAAGGTGTACATGCTCGTCGAACCCGACGCCTCCTACCACGGGTCGATGGAGGGCACCGAGGAGGAGATCGCATTCAAACTCCTCAAAGGCGAGATGGAGGACGTGGTCACGCACTACGACGAGGCCGCCGCCATCGAGGAGACGCTCGCGAACGTCACCGTCGGCGGCACCGCCGCCAAGCGCCTCAACGACCGCATGATCGGCGACGTGCCGACGAAACACGCCCTCGGGAAGCTCGTCGAGTACGAGTTCATCGACGGCGTGACGCCGACGCCGCTCGGCCGCGCGGTCACCACGCACTTCCTCGAACCCGGCGCCGCGTTCATGATTCTCGACGGCGTGCGCAAGGGGAAGGACCCCTACGACGTCGTAGCGGACCTGGAACTTCGAGGAGAAGAGTAG
- a CDS encoding pro-sigmaK processing inhibitor BofA family protein translates to MVTLLEVGLLLVVLAALFGAFTVIRAVKPFIVNAVVGLLVIFLAQWLGAQVAVTPLVLLVVALGGLPGAVLVILLAWAGLAFVPAVLFL, encoded by the coding sequence ATGGTCACGTTGCTCGAAGTCGGACTTCTGCTGGTGGTGCTGGCGGCGCTGTTCGGCGCCTTCACCGTGATTCGCGCAGTGAAGCCGTTCATCGTCAACGCCGTGGTCGGGTTGCTCGTCATCTTCCTCGCGCAGTGGCTGGGCGCGCAGGTCGCGGTGACCCCGCTGGTGTTGCTCGTGGTGGCGCTCGGCGGACTCCCGGGCGCAGTACTGGTGATCCTGCTCGCGTGGGCCGGCCTCGCGTTCGTGCCCGCCGTACTCTTCCTGTAG
- a CDS encoding SWIM zinc finger family protein: MSRAEQPPGTLNALDGRLGPPPKLVFPEGWTLSGAWKRAQSAEAYLGPTEGRAHYDVLLGRENGDMGDKHRVLFAIQNGALRADCDCKAHQYRDWCAHVAVLWWRWTRGRITVRNLDTDQTHVSPPWWLAIPDEETI; the protein is encoded by the coding sequence ATGAGCCGCGCGGAACAACCACCGGGCACTCTCAACGCCCTCGACGGCAGGCTCGGCCCGCCGCCGAAACTCGTCTTCCCCGAAGGCTGGACGCTATCGGGCGCCTGGAAACGCGCTCAGTCCGCCGAAGCCTATCTCGGCCCGACCGAGGGTCGCGCTCACTACGACGTCCTGCTCGGTCGGGAGAACGGCGACATGGGCGACAAGCATCGCGTGCTGTTCGCCATCCAGAACGGCGCGCTCCGCGCCGACTGCGACTGCAAAGCCCATCAGTACCGCGACTGGTGCGCCCACGTCGCCGTGCTCTGGTGGCGCTGGACACGCGGACGAATCACCGTGAGGAACCTCGACACCGACCAGACGCACGTCTCTCCGCCCTGGTGGTTGGCGATTCCCGACGAGGAAACAATATGA